The genomic region GCTTTACCAGAAGAGCCTGTCACTCATCCGCATGGCGGCCAGAGGGCCGGGCGCGTAAGGCAAGGGAAGGATATAAGCCATGTCCAACAACGCATCAGATACCTTGCAGATCGCCGCGGCGGGCCTTCGTGCCCAGTCCGCGCGCATGCGCATCATTGCGGAGAACCTGGCCAATGCATCCTCTACCGGGCGCACGCCGGACGAAGACCCCTATCAGCGCCAGATGCCGGTTTTCCGCGCCGAGCTGGACCGGGTTACCGGGGCCAACCTTGTGCGCATGGCCGACGTGCGCGCCGACGAATCGGATTTCCGTATGGTCTATGAGCCGGGCCACCCGGCCGCCAACGGCGAGGGCTATGTGCGCTATCCCAATGTCTCCAGCCTGATCGAGCTGATGGACATGCGCGAGGCACAGCGCTCCTACGAGGCGAACATGAACATGGTGGAAGGCACGCGGCGCATGATGGAGCGCACGCTGGACCTTCTGCGCCGCTAGAGAATTGACCGGAGACTGAACGATGGATCTTGCAGCCATCCGCGCCTATGCACAGGCCGCCCGCCAGGTGTCCGACCCGAATGCCGCCAGCGCTGCCAGCGCAGGCAATCCGGTCGCATCCGGCTTTGGCGACATGGTAATGAACGCGCTGAGCGAAACGCAGGCCGTCATGCAGGCATCAGAAAGCCTGACCGCGCAGAACGCCGCCGGACAGGCCGAGCTGGTTGATGTCGTCACCGCCATGGCCGCCGCAGAGGTGCAGCTGGAAACCGTCATCGCCGTGCGCGATCAGGTGATCCGGGCCTATCAGGAAATCCTGCGCATGCCGATCTAGGGCAGACCGTCCGTCAAGTCTCAGGACGGCCCCTGCCCCTCGCCTGCCTCGAAGCGGCGTGCAAACCCTGCCAGAAACGCATCCATCGTGCCCCGGCTGGCGAGGCTGGAGACCAGCTCTGTCAGCCGCCGGTCGCCCGGCGCTGGCAGTTCGGTCGTGACAAGGCTGAAGCCCCCGCGATGGCGGGTTGTGGCCATGGCCTCGCCATAGCGCGCCTCGATCCGTTCCAGTGATCCGCTATCGCCTACAAGCGCATAGGCAATCGCCGCGCGCATGACATCACGCGATTCGGTGTCACTCAGGGGGCCGTCCTCGCGCCAACGCGCGCCCAGCACCGCTTCCAGTCCGCGCGCGGCACCCGCCCAGTCGCGCTGCTCCCAGGCGATATCAGCGCGCAGGCGGCGCGCCGGGGCGCTGTCATCATCACCAATCATTTCCAGCGCATGGTCCGCCCGGCCAATCCCGGCCATGGCGCGCGCTTCCAGCAGGCGGCGCTCTGTAACCAGCGCGGATGCCAGCCCGGTCACACGGGTGGCACGCAACGTGCGCAGCGCCTCCTCATGGCGGCGGCCCATCAGATAGATGACGGCCAGATCCGATGCGATGGCAGCGCGCGCCTGCGCGGGCATGGAGCGGTTATCGACCTGATGCTGGAGAAGCTGCGCGGCCGGGTCGAGCAAATCCACCGCCACCAGACGCTCGGCCACGCGGCGCACCATCCGGTCACCATCCGCGCCCTGCGGGGTCAGGGATGCGTACTCGTTGAAGAGCGACAGAGCCTCCAGCGGCGACATGCGCGCGGCCTCATCATCCAGAAACAGCCGGCGGAACAGGGCGTCCATGTCCGAGGCGATGCGCCGCGCCGTGGCGCTGCCCGGCTGGCGCAGACGCGCCTGGCTCATCACTTCGAGCGCCTCGCCATAGCGGCCGGCTTCGGCGTAGAGCGCGCCCAGCTGGCGGGCCGCTTCTAGCTCGGTATCATCGCCGCGCCAGCGCAAGGCGGTGCTGGCCAGCGTATCGGCGGCCTGTGTGGGCGCTATGCGTTCTTCTGCCAGCTCCAGACGCACCTGATTGAGCAGGGACACCGCCTGAATGGGCAGCCACGGGTCTTCAGCCAGAGCGGCGAAACGCCTGATCGCCTCGTCATTGCGCCCGGACAGCGCCGCCACGCGCGCGGCGGCAAATTCGGCTTCGGCGCGCGCCTGCGGATCGTCCAGCTGGGGGTCGATCCCATCAAGCAGACGCAAGGCCGTGCCGATATCGCCCGTCTCGGCTGCGGCGCGGGCATGGGCTGCCTGAATGCGCGCGCGCCAGAGCGGATCGAGGAAGAAGCCCGTTCCTTCGGCGGCATCGAACCGGCGGCGCGCTTCGGCCCAGTCCGACCGGCGTGCGGCTATCAGCCCGCGCCAGGGCTGTACGGCCGGGTCTTCATTGAGGGCGGAGCCGGAAAGAAACACTTCGGCGCGCGGCAGGCGGCCCATCATCAGCATGGCGATACCGTTTATAACACGCAGCTCCACACTGTCGGCCAGCTCGCCATCGCCCTGCGCTGCCAGCCGTGCCGCGCCCAGCGCTTCGGGTGCCAGCTCCCACGCCAGATAGAAGCGGGCCAGATTGAGAAGTTCGTTCGGCTCCCCGCCAGAGGCACGATACAGGGCGCGCGTCAGGCCGCTCTGATAATCTTCGTTCCCCCGCCATGCCACGAGATCAGTAAACGCGGGCGAGGTCGGCATTACCGCATCAGCCATGGATGCCGGCCCGCCAGAGCGCGACAGGGCCATGCCGCCCGGCCGGGACAGCTGCGCGCCGCCCTCCAGCAGGGTCAGTTCCAGATCGTCCGCCAGCGGTTGCACTGCAACGCCGTGCACCGATGGCAATATGTGCGCCTCGACCATGCGGTAGGGCAGAAGAACACCGCTCTTGGCCCCATCGGCGGTCAGCACCAGAAGGCTGTCGCCCATCACGGGATCATCAATCCTGACGGCAGAGCGCGCGCCCTCCTGACCAATGCGCAGGCGGGCCGGTTCGCCGGGCGGCGTCTCGCGCATCAGCACGACCGGGCGTGAGGGCTGGTCAATGCTGTCGCGCAGGCCGACCGTCCAAGTGGCGCCCGCCGCAACAGGGTCAGGCAGGGTGGCTTCGGCCGCTTCGATACGCAGCGCGGTATAATCCTCTCCGGCCACGACCTGATATCTGCGTACATGGCGGCGCGGGGCGTCAGACAGCTCCGACACATCCAGCTCGGCGCGCGCGTCGAACACCAGCCACACGGCTTCGGGGCGGCGGAAAACGGCCAGTCCCGGCAGGTGCGCCCACTCAAAGTGCAAAAGCGCATCATTGCCGCTGCGCGTCAGGCGCACGCGCACAATACCGCTTTCCGGCACCGGGTCCGGGCGGATCCCCGCCACGGCCACCGGTTCCGGCTCGGGCGCTTGCGGCTCGCCGGCGGGCGGCGTCTCCGGCTCAAGCCCGCCCAGCGCGGCCAGCAGGGCTTCAGGCGACACATGACCCTCAGGCAGCACATCCAGCACGATGCGGCGGCCATCCTCATCGTCCCACGCGCGGGCCGAAGCACCCTCGTCGAGGCGCAGCGAGATCGTCAGACCGCCATCCTCGTTGGCACCGCGCAGCTGCCCGATCAGGCGGGGCGGGCTGGCAGAAAGCTGGCGCAGATCAACTTCGCCCGGCGCATCAAAACGCAGGATCGCGCGGCGATTACCGGTTTCCAGCGCATAGCCGGTGGGCGACGGCCATGAGAATTCGATCCGGGTATATTCCGCCGCCTCGCCGGTGCGCACGGCAACATTGGCCGGCGGGGGCGGCGCATTGGCCGCCGCGGCGCGCTCGGCAGCGGCCTGCGCCTCGGCACGGGCGTTGCGCTCGAACTGCGACACGATGGGCGCAGGCGCGGACGCGCCGGGTGCTGTCAGATCAATGGCGATGACATTGTGCGAGATGCTGACATGCGGCTCGGCCTCACGATTCAGCGCAAGGCGCAAGGTGCGGCCATCCTCGTCCAGACGCGCCATGGCCGCCAGCCCGCCAGTCTGGGCGGGAATGGACGGGGCATCGAAATAGACAGGCTGTGAAAAGCGCGCGACGAGCACCGCGCCAGCGGCAATTTCAGCCTCCGCCGACAGATCGCCGCCCATGGATTCAGGATAGGTGATGACCAGACGCGTGCTGGCAGGGGTGCGCTCCACGCCAACGCTGCCCGTCACCTGCGCCCACGCGCCCTGGGTCAGCCCCGCAAGGAGCAACGCCACCGCAAGGATGGCAGGTCTAGCTGTCCCGGCCGGCAAGGCGGGCCTCCACCTCGGTCTGGGTTTCAGGCGGATTGGCACGCGAGCGCAGCCGCAAGGTCAGCTCCGCCGCGAAGCCGGGGTCCATCTCCGCCAGGATCGCCGCATAGCGCCGCGCCTGATCGCGCTGCAGGGATTCAGCCAGCAGGACCAGCGTATCCTCGTCCATGCGCGACATGATCGCGGCTGCGTTTTCCGGCTCCAGCTGGGCGTAGACCGAAACGATCTCGCCAACGCGGCGCTCGCGCTCGGTTTCCAGCGTACCCAGAAGCGTTTCCAGGCTGGTCTCCAGCGCTTCCATGCGCGCGATACGCGCCTCGATGCGCTGTTCGGCAACTTCCAGCAGCGCCTCGCGGGTATCGAGATCCTCCTCGCGCATATCCAGCTCCACGCGCCGGTTCTCCACCAGCTCGCACAGCTGGAACTGGGAGCGCGTCACGTTGAACTCATCGGGTTCAGGTTCAAACACGGGCGCAGGCGTCACGGCTGGCGGCGCGGTTTCAGGCTGGTCTTCCGGCTCCGCGCGCGGGGCCAGCACTTGCGGCTCGTCTGCGCCTTGCGTGCTCATCAGCGCCACGGCGCTGTCGGCCAGCGACACTGATTTGAGCGCAAACATGGCCGCCAGCAATATCGCAATCACGGCAAGGGGACGAAGGCCGGGCATGGATCAGACTTCTCCTAGCGCAGTGTCTTGAGGTGTTCGCGCTCACGCGGATGCTGTGCGCCTTCGCGTTCACGGGGCAGCTCGCTGGCCGCCTGCGGGCGGCGGGCGCGCTCAAAACGGTCAAGACGCGTCTCGCCTGCACTAGTGAGAAGACGCAGCTCATCAGCCAGCGCCCGCGCTTCAACTGTGCGGTGCTCGAGCACCTCGCCAGTTTCTTTCGAGGCCCGGTCCAGCGCGGCGAGGCCAGCGCGCGCGCGGTCCACCGCATCATTGAGCGCAGATACGGTCTCCTTGAGTCCGTCCTGCCCGTCGCGCAGGGCTTTGAGCCGCCGGTCGACGCGCCAGCACATCACCGCGGCGCCCACCAGAAGGACACCGATCAGCGCTTCGAACAGGAAGGCGGCCATGCTCATGTGAACCTCGTCAGGGTGCGCCGTGCGGCGGGTGTCAGCGGCGAATCAAGGCGCACGGCCACGTTATGGGCCAGGCGGCCCATGCGCCCGCGCGTCAGTGGAATGGTGCCGCAGCGCAGCTCGACGGCGCTATCGGGTCCGGCATCAAGCATAATGGTGTCCCCGACCTGAAGTTTCATGATCTCGCCAAGGGGCCGCTGCAATTCGTCAACGACGGCGTGAACCTCCATCTGCGTGGACCACAGCTCGGTCGCGAGGTGGCTTTCCCAGATATTGTCCCGTCCGAACTTCTCCCCCATGAATTGCTGGAGGAGCATTTTGCGGATGGGCTCAAGCGTCGCATAGGGAAGAAGAAGCTCGATTCGCCCGCCGCGGTCCTCCATATCGATGCGCAGCTTGACGAGAATGGCTGCATTGGCAGGCCGGGCGATGGCGGCAAAGCGCGGATTGGTCTCCACCCGGTCGAGGGTGAAGTCCACTTCGGTCAGCGGCGCAAACGCCTGCTTGGCGTCGGCCAGCACCACTTCGATCATGCGCTGGACCAGTGTGCGCTCAATGGTCGTGTAGGGCCGCCCCTCGATACGCATGGCGCTGGTACCGCGCCGCCCGCCCAGAAGCACGTCCACCACCGAGTAGATCAGGTTGGAATCGACCGTCAGCAGTCCGTAATTGTCCAGCTGCTGCGCCCGGAACACCGACAGGATGGCAGGCAGCGGAATGGAGTTGAGATAGTCGCCAAAGCGGATGGAGGAGATATTGTCGAGGCTCACCTCCACGTTGTCGGAGGTGAAATTGCGCAAAGATGTCGTCATCAGCCGCACAAGGCGGTCAAAGACGATCTCCAGCATGGGCAGGCGCTCATAGGAGACGAGCGCGGAGTTGATGATCGCGCGTATGCCGGAGCGCTCGGCTCCGTCCTCGTCCGAGACGGAGAAGCCCAGAAGGCTGTCGATCTCGTCCTGATTGAGGATACGCTCAGGGCCTTGTGCGCCCTGCTGGGGCAGGAAGGTCTCGCCATCGGCGCCGACCATGGCCTCCCATTCAGACGCAAGCGCATCCGAACCGGCAGCATCAAAGTCGGGCTGTTCGGCGCTGGCGGCCGCTTCCCATTCAGCGGCCAAGGCTTCCTGATCTACATCACTCATCGCGCAATCCGGTCTTTATCTCTTCGTGTGAACGGGCTGTATCAGGTCTGGGTTATCAGGATTTCAGTCAGCAGGACGCGGTCCACCTGGGCGGGCGCAATCGCCAGATTGGTCCGGCGCAGCAATTCCAGGCGCAGGCGGTGCTGGCCGGCAGACCCGGCAATATCGTCAGGGGTCAGCTCGCGCAGGAAGCCCTGATACTGGTCGAGAATGCGCTGCATACCCGCCTGCAGGGCCAGCTCCACCGCCGGATCCGTGAACTCGAAGCTCACTTTCAGCGTCAGGATCGGCCGCGTATTGCCCGAGCCGGAAATCTGCACGACCAGCGGCTGCTCGATTTCAAAGCTGTGAAGGTCCGGCCGGATCTCGGCCATCTCCGCCTCGCCCTCGCCATCCAGCGCCTCGTCGTCATCACCGCCACCGCCAAACAGGAAGAGCCCGCCAGCTACCAGCGCCAGAATGAGGATGACGGCCGGCAGACCGATGAACAGCGCCAGCTTCTTGATATCAGGCTTTGATTTGCCTTCGCCCTCGGCATTCTCGCCGTCCGCTGCGTCTTCGTTTTCGTCGTTTTCTTCGGCCATGATGATCCCGCCAGATCGCACTGATTCACGCTTCATCAAGGATTAGGGGGCGTCCCGGTTAACGATCCGTTGGGAAAGTCTCCCGATAGGCAGTTTTTTCCGCATTGAACTGCATTGCCTGCCGGGCCTGGCGGTTTATGCCGCATGACCTTCGACACAACCCATTGTAATTAATCGACATTAACCATGGCACGGCCCTTGCGATGGACCGGCCAGCGCGGCTGGCAAAAGTCCGGTCGTACGCGGCACACGGCCAGAAAGGGCGAGGACGGCGCGATGGACAACATGATGATGATAGGTCTGAGCCAGCAGCAGGTGCTGCGCCGGGCCATGGACATCACTGCCAACAATATCGCGAACGTTTCGACGGCCGGGTTCAAGGCCGAGCAGTTGCTGGTCGAAGCGGACCCCTATACCCGCGCCCGCGCCGAGGATGGCCCTGCCCGCCTGAACTATGTCGCCGAGTGGGGCATGGGCCGCGATTTCAGCCAGGGCTCGCTGGAGCAGACCGGCCGCCCGCTGGACGTTGCCATCACCGGCGATGGCTTCTTCACGATTGATACGCCGCAAGGCGAGCGCTTTACCCGCGATGGCCGGTTTTCCATGGATGCCGCCGGCACGCTCACTTCGGCCAATGGCGCGCCCGTGCTGGGCGAAGGCGGCGCACCCATCACCATCGACCCGGAAGCGGGGCCTGTCACGATCCTTGCCAATGGCGAGGTCAGCCAGGACGGGCTTGTCGCGGGCCGCATCGCCATTACCCGGTTCGAGGATAATGGCCTGCTCTCCAAGATTGGCGACAATCTCTACACCGCCCCGGAGGACGCGCCGCGCGAACTCGCGCTCGAACCGGTCATCCGGCAGGGATTTGTCGAAAGCTCCAATGTGCGCCCGATCATGGAGATCACCTCCATGATGGAAGTGTCGCGCGCCTACTCATCCGTTACCCGCATGCTCCAGCAGGCCGACGAGCTCAGCCGCAAGGCCATCGAGCGTCTTGGCCGGCCCGGCTAGTGAATTACTGACAAGGAAACCCAACTGATGCGCGCACTGTCTACCGCCGCCACGGGAATGGAAGCCCAGCAGCTCAATGTCGAGGTGATCGCCCACAACCTCGCCAACATGAACACGACCGCCTTCAAGCGGCAGCGTGCCGAGTTTCAGGATCTGCTCTACCAGAATATGGGCCAGGTCGGGGCTGCCAGCTCTGATGCGGGCACCATCGTGCCGACCGGCCTGCAGATCGGTCTGGGTGTGCAGGCTGGCTCAGTCTACCGCATCACCGAGCAGGGCAGCCTCTCACAGACCGGCAATGAGCTGGATCTGGCGATTTCAGGGCGGGGTTATTTCCGCATCGAGCTGCCCAATGGCGGCGAAGCCTATACCCGCTCAGGCAGCTTCTCGCGCAGCCCGGAAGGCCAGCTTGTCACCTCTGACGGCTATCTGGTCATGCCGGGCATCGCCATCCCGGAAGAGGCGCGACGGGTGGACGTCAACCAGCAGGGGCAGGTCCAGGTGATGATGGACGGCGATGCCGAGCCTCAAATCCTCGGCCAGCTGGAGCTTATCACCTTTGCCAATGAGGCGGGCCTCGAGGCGGCGGGCGACAATCTCTACCTCGAAACCGCCGCCTCCGGCGCGGCCAATGTCGGCGTACCCGGCCAGCCGGGCTTCGGCATCATCCGGCAGGGTTTCGTGGAAACCTCCAATGTAGACGCCGTCACCGAAATCACCGCGCTGATCCGCGCCCAGCGGGCCTACGAGATGAATGCCCGCGTCATCAGCGCCGCCGACGAAATGCTCGCCGCTTCTGCAAATCTCCGCTAGCCCACACCTGCAAGGCAAGGATAGCCGCCATGATGCGCATGCTCACCGCCGCCCTGATCCTCGCGATCCTCGGCACCGCCTATGCCGCCGCCCAGCAGAACGTGCTTCTGCGCGAACGGGTGGTGGTCGAGGGGGCCGTTGTCACGCTGGGCGATCTGTTCGAAGGGGTCGAGGGCGAGGCGGCACAGGTCACGCTGGCACGCGCACCGCAGCCAGGCGCGCGCACCTTCCTGGACCCGGCCTGGGTCAGCCGTCAGGCCAGCCGGAACGGACTGGAATGGGCAAACGCCACCGGCATTGAACGCGTTGCCGTGGAGCGCGCCTCGCAAAGCCTGTCGGCGGGCGATATTGCCGAGCTGATTGCCGCGCACATGTACCGCGAGACCGGGCGCAGCCATGAAGTCACCTTGTCCAACCGCATGATGTCCATCCACGCGCCGATTGATGCCGCCGCCGCGCCAGAGATTGTCCGTCTGGAGCTGGATGGCCGCACCGGGCCTTTCCGCGCCGAAATCCGCAGCCATGAGGGCGGCGATCCTGTCACCGTGACGGGCCGCGCCGACCCCGTGCTGGACGTGCCGGTACTGGCCCGCCCGCTGGCGCGCGGCGAGGTGATCGAGGCTGGCGATATCGAATGGGTGCGCATGCGCTCTGACCGTATCCGCGCCGACGCCATCACCAGCGAGACCGCCCTTGTCGGTCAGGAAGCGCGCCGCGCCCTGCGGGCCGGTGAGGCGCTTCGCGGCTATGATTTGCGCGAACCGGCCGCCATCACGCGCGGCGAAACGGTGGCGCTGGTCTTCCAGTCCGGCCCGCTGACACTGACCGCGCGCGCACGCGCGCTTGAAAATGCCGCGCTCGGCCAGACCGCGCGCTTTGTGAACCTGCAATCGAACCGCACCGTTGAAGGTGTGGTCGAGGGCCCGGGCCGCGCGCGCGTGACGGGTGCTTCCGGCCACATTTTCTAACCGTCAGGAGACGACGATCATGCCCAACACCCACCTGACGCGCCTTGCCCGCCTTGGCGTCTGTGCGCTGGCCCTGACGGCGATGAGCGCGTGCGCGGTACGTGACCGCGCCAGCTATATCGGCCAGCCCCCGCCTTTGTCTCCGCTGTCGGCGGACGCGGCCATTCGCGGTGTCGGCATTACCGAACAGCATGGCGCGGCAAGCGAGCGCCAGATGGAGGCCCTGCAGGCCGCCATCGCCGCCCGCCAGAACGATACCGGCAATCTGAACTCGCTGTGGCGGTCGAACTCGTCCACCTTCTTTGGTGATCCGCGTGCGGCGCGCGTGGGGGACATTCTCACCGTCAACATCAATATTGCCGATCGCGCCCAGGTGAACAATCAGACCAACCGCTCACGCGTGACAGCCGAAAGCGCCGGCATTCCCAATTTCTTCGGCGGAGAAGCGGCCCTCGACGGCTTCTTCAACGACGCCGTTGACCCGGCGAACCTCGTCAATATGGGATCGAACAGCTCCACGCGCGGCGCCGGGTCGGTCAACCGCTCCGAGACGATCCGCCTGACGGCCGCCGCCATCGTGGTGGACGTTCTGTGGAACGGGAACATGATCGTGCATGGGCGTCAGGAAGTGCGGATCAATAACGAAGTACGCGAGCTTCTGATCTCCGGCATTGTGCGCCCGCAGGACATTGCCTCGGATAACACGATCGACCATTCCAAGATCGCCGAAGCGCGCATATCCTACGGTGGCCGCGGCCATATCTCCGAGATGCAACGCCCGCCGGTCGGCCAGGAGATCTACAATCTGCTCTGGCCCTTCTAGAAGCGCGCCCTGAACCGGAAAATGCTAACACTTTGCTCATCATTCGGCTCCTAGGATAACGCCCGGGCGAAAGCTCGAAGGGGGCCGAATGACTGGGCGTTTCTCATATATTACAAGGATGCTGGAACCCGAACGGGTGATGTATGTCCGCGTCTTTGGCGTCAACCGGCCCGATATAAGCCGTGACCGGGGCGGCATGCTGCTCGACCGGGTTGCCAGGGGCGGCGTCAACGCCGTCATCTTCGACTACCGGCGCATGCTCTACACCCATGACACCTTCCAGATCGGCACGCTCGCCGGACGGGTCGCCGGGCGTCTGCCGGCGGGCTTTCCCGTCGCCTATGTCCTCGCCCGCCAGCATGCCGGCTTTGTCGTCACCCTCATGCGGACGCTGACGCGCAAGGGCATCATCACCGAGCCCTTCGCCAGCCACCGCCCGGCCATCGCCTGGGCAAGCGAACAGGTGAGGATCGCCCAGCTTGCCGCGGTCACACACCATGAAAGCCCGGTCCTGCATGCCCGCAGCGCCTGACGCTTCCGACCTCAACATCGAACGCTTCGAGCTAGAGGACGCAAACGTGTTCTGCGCCCGTCTGATCGGCACTCACCGCGTGAAGGACAGCCTCATCAACGCGCAGCGGCTTTCAGAGCGCGTCGTGCGCGAGAACCGCGATGCCATCATTCTCGACTACACCCAGTGCAAGCTGGAGCATTCGCTGGAAGAGTTCATCAAGATCGGGGAGCTATTCGTCCAGCATATGCCGGCGCATGTGCGCATCGGCTATGTCTACGGCCCATCCAACATGATGCACGCCGCCTACATGACGAAAATGCTGCACAAGGCGGGATTCAAGGCACGCGCCTTTGACAACTGGGACGATGCGGAGCGCTTCGCGCGCGGAATCGACTGAGTATCAGTCGTCGCGATGCACGCGCTCCGAGCGCTCATGGCGCTCCTGGGCTTCCAGGCTGAGGGTCGCCACCGGGCGCGCGTCCAGACGGGCCAGCGAAATCGGCTCCCCGGTCTCGTCGCAATAGCCGTACGTGTCTTCCTCAATCCGGCGCAGGGCCGATTCGATCTTGGCGATCAGCTTGCGCTGGCGGTCGCGGGCGCGAAGCTCCAGCGAACGGTCCGTCTCGGTGGATGCGCGGTCAGCCAGGTCAGGCAGTGCGCCGATATCTTCCTGCAGGGCATAGAGCGTGGTCTTGCTCTCCCGCAGGATCTCGTCTTTCCACGCCATCAGCTTGCGGCGGAAATATTCCTTCTGCCGGGGATTCATGAAGTCCTCGTCCTCGCTGGGACGATACCCCTCAGGCAGCTCGATCTTGGATTCAAACGCGCTCATACGACCGCCTCCATGACGCTCACGCCCCTGCCCATGAGCGCGGCGGAGAATATCGGCGCAACTCATCAAGTCAACGACGCATGACCGTTGCGGCGCAAGTTTGATGCCAATGTGAAAACATTATGACTTACAGGCACTAATGCTCTGAGATGCGCACGGTCAGGCGTCGTATTTGGCCAGCTCGACCGCTGCGCGCGTCTCAACTTCGTCCAGCATGGCTTCCAGACGCGGGTCGGACACCGACTCGCGGCGCGCCTTGAGCACGTCCATGAGGCGGACCAGTTTGGAGCGCGGCACGCCGCCTTCCAGCAGGGCGATTTTCAGATCGTCGAGCACATCGAGCAGGCTGAAGGCACGCTCGGTAGCACGCTGGCGCGCACCGGCCTCGTCGTGATCGCCCTGCAGCGCCAGAAGCGCCTCAACCGATCCGACCGACGCGACCGGCCCAGTGCCGGCAATGCTCGAAGATGCCGGGGCTGGCGCCGGCGAGGCAGGCGCGAAGCTGCCAGACCCGCCTTGCGTGCGGCTGGTGCGCTTCGGGGCGCTGGTGCTCTGGGTCCCGCCAGGACCGGTGATCTTCATCGGTCGAGCCTCTTCGACAGGTTTATCAAACGCAAATTGCTTAAGCTTGCTTAACAGACCCTTAAACCGCTTCGCGCGCCCGGCAAAATCTTCCCGGCAGCCCGCGTGCCGTCATGGTTTTGCCGCCCGCCTGGAAAAGCGGCCTCTTATATATCAGTGCATTAGCGCTACTGAAGCTGGCACGCATTTCGCATGGTTAACGCGCGAACAGACACCCAGGCGGAGAACCGCGCCCGATGATGATCCGGATTATCACTGTCCTTGCCCTCGGCCTGGCGCTCTGCGCGCCGGTTCACGCCAATCCGCGTATCAAGGATATTGCCGATATCGAGGGCGTCCGGGACAACCAGCTGGTTGGCTATGGCCTCGTGGTCGGCCTCGACGGTTCGGGCGATACGCTGCGCAATTCGGCCTTCACCCGCCAGTCGCTGAACTCGCTGATGGAGCGCTTCAACGTCAATATCCGCGATGCGGATTTGCGCACCGGCAATGTCGCCGCCGTGCTGGTGACGGCGCATCTGCCGCCGTTTGCCACGCAAGGTTCACGCATGGATGTCACCGTGTCGGCCATGGGCGATGCCAGCAGCCTGCAAGGCGGCGTTCTGATCGCCACGCCGCTAATGGGCGCTGACGGGCAGGTCTACGCGGTAGCGCAGGGCTCTATCGCGGTCGGCGGGTTCACCGCGCAGGGTCAGGGCGCCAGCATCACGCGCGGCGTGCCAACCAATGGCCGCATCTCCAACGGCGCGATCATCGAGCGCGAGCTGCGCTTTGACCTCGCGAGCCGCGACGAAATCCGCCTCGCCTTGCGCAATCCCGATTTTACCACAGCGCGCCGCATGGCCGACGCCATCAACGCCTATATCGGCACCGGCACCGCCCATGCCAGCGACCCGGCAACCGTCGTGGTCAGCCGCCCAGCAAGCTTTTCCGGCGATATGGTCGGCTTGGTGGCTGATGTAGAGCAGCTGCGCGTCGCCGCCGATATGCGCGCGCGCGTTGTCATTGATGAGAGCACCGGCACCATCGTGATGGGCGAGAATGTTCGCGTTTCCACCGTGGCCATCGCGCAGGGCAATCTCACCATCACCGTCAGCGAGACCCCGATTGCCAGCCAGCCGGGCGCCTTCTCCGAAGGCGAAACCGTGGTTCTGCCGCGCACACAGGTTACCGCCGAGGAAGACTCCATGCAGCTGGGCGTGCTGCAGGGCTCAGTGTCCTTGCGCGAGCTGGTGGACGGGTTGAACGCGCTGGGCGTCTCGCCGC from Glycocaulis abyssi harbors:
- the flgA gene encoding flagellar basal body P-ring formation chaperone FlgA codes for the protein MMRMLTAALILAILGTAYAAAQQNVLLRERVVVEGAVVTLGDLFEGVEGEAAQVTLARAPQPGARTFLDPAWVSRQASRNGLEWANATGIERVAVERASQSLSAGDIAELIAAHMYRETGRSHEVTLSNRMMSIHAPIDAAAAPEIVRLELDGRTGPFRAEIRSHEGGDPVTVTGRADPVLDVPVLARPLARGEVIEAGDIEWVRMRSDRIRADAITSETALVGQEARRALRAGEALRGYDLREPAAITRGETVALVFQSGPLTLTARARALENAALGQTARFVNLQSNRTVEGVVEGPGRARVTGASGHIF
- the flgH gene encoding flagellar basal body L-ring protein FlgH, yielding MPNTHLTRLARLGVCALALTAMSACAVRDRASYIGQPPPLSPLSADAAIRGVGITEQHGAASERQMEALQAAIAARQNDTGNLNSLWRSNSSTFFGDPRAARVGDILTVNINIADRAQVNNQTNRSRVTAESAGIPNFFGGEAALDGFFNDAVDPANLVNMGSNSSTRGAGSVNRSETIRLTAAAIVVDVLWNGNMIVHGRQEVRINNEVRELLISGIVRPQDIASDNTIDHSKIAEARISYGGRGHISEMQRPPVGQEIYNLLWPF
- the dksA gene encoding RNA polymerase-binding protein DksA; the protein is MSAFESKIELPEGYRPSEDEDFMNPRQKEYFRRKLMAWKDEILRESKTTLYALQEDIGALPDLADRASTETDRSLELRARDRQRKLIAKIESALRRIEEDTYGYCDETGEPISLARLDARPVATLSLEAQERHERSERVHRDD
- a CDS encoding flagellar assembly protein FliX, which codes for MKITGPGGTQSTSAPKRTSRTQGGSGSFAPASPAPAPASSSIAGTGPVASVGSVEALLALQGDHDEAGARQRATERAFSLLDVLDDLKIALLEGGVPRSKLVRLMDVLKARRESVSDPRLEAMLDEVETRAAVELAKYDA
- a CDS encoding flagellar basal body P-ring protein FlgI — protein: MIRIITVLALGLALCAPVHANPRIKDIADIEGVRDNQLVGYGLVVGLDGSGDTLRNSAFTRQSLNSLMERFNVNIRDADLRTGNVAAVLVTAHLPPFATQGSRMDVTVSAMGDASSLQGGVLIATPLMGADGQVYAVAQGSIAVGGFTAQGQGASITRGVPTNGRISNGAIIERELRFDLASRDEIRLALRNPDFTTARRMADAINAYIGTGTAHASDPATVVVSRPASFSGDMVGLVADVEQLRVAADMRARVVIDESTGTIVMGENVRVSTVAIAQGNLTITVSETPIASQPGAFSEGETVVLPRTQVTAEEDSMQLGVLQGSVSLRELVDGLNALGVSPRDMITILQTIKAAGALQAEIEVL